The Sander vitreus isolate 19-12246 chromosome 5, sanVit1, whole genome shotgun sequence genome includes a region encoding these proteins:
- the LOC144518310 gene encoding mothers against decapentaplegic homolog 4-like — protein sequence MSITNTPTSNDACLSIVHSLMCHRQGGESETFAKRAIESLVKKLKEKKDELDSLITAITTNGAHPSKCVTIQRTLDGRLQVAGRKGFPHVIYARLWRWPDLHKNELKHVKYCQFAFDLKCDNVCVNPYHYERVVSPGIDLSGLTLTSSGPSSAQMVKDEYDFDGPQSLPSIEGGHSIQTIQHPPSAGRPAPSEPFATPNLLPSAEASTSASTSSFPAIAAGSGSASSTWSRNSSFTPNIPHHTNGHLQHHPPMPHPTHYWPVHNELAFQPPISNHPAPDYWCSIAYFEMDVQVGETFKVPSSCPIVTVDGYVDPSGGDRFCLGQLSNVHRTEAIERARLHIGKGVQLECKGEGDVWVRCLSDHAVFVQSYYLDREAGRAPGDAVHKIYPSAYIKVFDLRQCHRQMQQQAATAQAAAAAQAAAVAGNIPGPGSVGGIAPAISLSAAAGIGVDDLRRLCILRMSFVKGWGPDYPRQSIKETPCWIEIHLHRALQLLDEVLHTMPIADPQPLD from the exons ATGTCCATCACCAATACACCTACCAGCAATGATGCATGTCTGAGCATTGTGCACAGCCTGATGTGTCACAGACAGGGTGGTGAGAGCGAGACGTTTGCCAAGCGGGCCATCGAGAGCCTGGTGAAAAAGCTAAAGGAGAAAAAAGACGAGCTTGACTCCCTCATCACAGCTATCACCACCAATGGGGCCCATCCCAGCAAGTGTGTGACCATTCAGAGGACACTGGATGGACGGCTGCAG GTGGCTGGACGTAAAGGGTTCCCTCATGTAATCTACGCCCGGCTGTGGCGGTGGCCTGACCTGCATAAGAATGAACTGAAGCACGTCAAATACTGCCAGTTTGCCTTTGACCTCAAgtgtgataatgtgtgtgtcAACCCTTATCACTATGAGAGAGTGGTGTCACCTGGCATAG ACTTATCAGGACTGACACTGACCAGTTCTGGGCCTAGCTCTGCACAGATGGTTAAGGATGAGTATGATTTTGATGGACCTCAGAGTCTGCCCTCAATTGAGGGAGGGCACTCCATCCAGACCATCCAACACCCCCCATCTGCCGGCCGGCCAGCCCCCTCTGAACCGTTTGCGACCCCAAACCTGCTCCCATCTGCTGAGGCCTCCACCTCTGCCTCAACATCATCCTTCCCTGCCATTGCTGCTGGATCAGGCA GTGCCAGCTCAACATGGTCTAGGAATAGCAGCTTCACCCCCAACATACCCCACCACACCAACGGCCATCTACAGCACCACCCTCCAATGCCACATCCGACACACTACT gGCCAGTGCATAATGAGCTCGCCTTTCAGCCTCCTATATCTAATCATCCAG CTCCTGACTACTGGTGCTCCATTGCTTATTTTGAGATGGACGTTCAAGTCGGGGAGACGTTTAAGGTGCCCTCTTCTTGCCCCATCGTGACAGTGGACGGCTATGTGGACCCCTCAGGAGGAGACCGGTTCTGTTTGGGTCAGCTCAGCAACGTACATCGCACTGAGGCTATTGAGAGAGCAAG GCTTCACATTGGCAAAGGAGTTCAGCTGGAGTGTAAAGGGGAAGGAGATGTGTGGGTGCGTTGCCTCAGTGACCACGCAGTGTTTGTTCAGAGTTATTACCTGGACAGAGAGGCGGGCCGAGCCCCTGGAGACGCTGTTCACAAAATCTACCCCAGCGCTTACATCAAG GTGTTTGACCTCCGTCAGTGCCACAGACAGATGCAACAGCAGGCTGCTACAGCtcaagcagcagctgcagcccaAGCTGCAGCAGTGGCCGGAAATATACCTGGACCTGGATCAGTTGGAGGAATAGCTCCAGCTATTA GTCTGTCAGCAGCAGCCGGTATCGGGGTAGACGACCTCCGGAGGCTGTGTATTCTCAGGATGAGTTTTGTTAAGGGCTGGGGGCCCGACTACCCCCGCCAGAGCATCAAGGAGACCCCCTGCTGGATCGAGATCCACCTGCACAGAGCTCTACAGTTACTGGACGAGGTTCTGCACACTATGCCTATAGCAGACCCACAACCTCTGGACTGA